The Pelagibacterium halotolerans B2 genome has a segment encoding these proteins:
- a CDS encoding response regulator yields the protein MTDAKPVTILMIEDDDGHARLIEKNIRRAGVNNEIIPFVNGTDALAYLFGQDGSGTVSTHRHYLILLDLNLPDMTGVSILEKVKANPHTRRTPVVVLTTTDDEREIQRCYDLGANVYITKPVDYDGFANAIRQLGMFFSVMQVPETA from the coding sequence ATGACCGACGCCAAACCTGTCACCATCCTTATGATAGAGGACGACGATGGTCACGCCCGTCTGATCGAAAAGAACATCCGCCGCGCCGGTGTGAACAACGAGATCATCCCATTCGTGAACGGCACCGATGCCCTCGCCTACCTGTTCGGACAGGATGGCAGCGGCACGGTAAGCACCCACCGTCATTACCTGATCCTTCTCGACCTCAACCTGCCTGACATGACGGGGGTTTCCATCCTCGAAAAGGTCAAGGCGAACCCCCATACACGGCGCACGCCGGTCGTCGTGCTGACCACCACCGACGATGAGCGCGAGATTCAGCGTTGCTACGATCTGGGGGCCAATGTCTATATCACCAAGCCGGTCGATTACGATGGCTTTGCCAACGCCATCCGCCAGTTGGGCATGTTCTTTTCGGTCATGCAGGTTCCGGAGACCGCCTAG
- a CDS encoding histidine kinase dimerization/phosphoacceptor domain -containing protein: protein MPNRPAKILYVDDDPALGRLVQKVLGRLGREIIHVTCSEKGFERLGEGDIDVLVLDHYLADGTGLGMLEQVAASDEAPPVVYVTGSTEAAIAVAALKAGAADYVLKTVGEDFIELLSNAIEQAITTSRLRKAREQAERELRAAKERAELALAEVNHRVANSLALVAALVRLQASAVADPAAKEALAETQGRISAIAGIHKRLYTTDDVRFVEIDAYLGNLASEIQISMSLDGAAADIKLVAEPIRIPTDKAVSVGVIVNELVTNAAKYAYRDREVGEIRVRASQIEPGTCEIVVEDDGVGWTGEGKIHGTGVGSRVIAATATGLGATLAYDEVPQGTRARLQIEI, encoded by the coding sequence ATGCCGAACAGACCTGCCAAGATTCTCTATGTCGATGACGACCCTGCTCTCGGGCGGCTGGTCCAGAAAGTTCTGGGCCGGTTGGGGCGCGAGATTATCCATGTCACCTGCTCCGAAAAGGGGTTCGAACGGCTCGGCGAGGGCGATATCGATGTTCTGGTGCTCGATCACTATCTGGCCGATGGTACCGGGCTGGGGATGCTGGAACAGGTTGCGGCAAGCGATGAAGCGCCGCCGGTTGTCTATGTCACCGGCTCGACAGAGGCGGCAATTGCCGTTGCCGCGCTAAAGGCGGGCGCGGCCGACTATGTTCTCAAGACGGTCGGCGAGGACTTCATCGAGCTTTTGAGCAATGCGATCGAACAGGCCATAACCACCTCGCGCCTGCGCAAGGCGCGCGAGCAGGCCGAGCGCGAGCTGCGCGCCGCCAAGGAACGTGCCGAACTGGCCCTTGCCGAGGTCAATCACCGTGTCGCCAATTCGCTGGCGCTGGTCGCGGCTCTGGTCAGACTGCAGGCTTCCGCCGTTGCCGACCCAGCGGCGAAAGAGGCCCTCGCCGAGACCCAGGGGCGCATCTCGGCCATCGCCGGCATCCACAAGCGCCTCTACACCACCGACGACGTGCGGTTCGTCGAAATCGACGCCTATCTGGGCAATCTGGCCAGCGAAATCCAGATATCCATGAGCCTCGACGGGGCCGCCGCAGACATCAAATTGGTGGCCGAGCCCATTCGCATTCCCACCGATAAGGCGGTTTCGGTTGGCGTTATTGTCAACGAGCTGGTCACCAATGCGGCCAAATATGCCTATCGCGACCGTGAGGTCGGCGAAATTCGCGTCAGGGCAAGCCAGATCGAACCGGGCACATGTGAGATCGTGGTGGAGGATGACGGGGTGGGCTGGACGGGTGAAGGCAAGATTCACGGGACCGGTGTCGGGTCTCGTGTCATTGCCGCTACGGCGACCGGGCTCGGCGCAACGCTGGCCTATGACGAGGTGCCTCAGGGCACCCGGGCTCGCCTGCAGATCGAGATATGA
- a CDS encoding SRPBCC domain-containing protein: MNDTVIDLPDDKPIITFTRTFKAPRALVWKAYTEREHVARWWGPRSIGPVEILEHDFRPGGSWRYVQDVRDAGQVTFFGRFIEIDAPESYVNTFGFEGPFGSTEGNEGRETQRFEDLGEITRYTGTSHFDDFASRDAVAASGMESGAREQIEQFANYVAEMEKGD; encoded by the coding sequence ATGAACGACACAGTCATCGACCTCCCGGACGACAAGCCGATCATCACGTTCACCCGGACATTCAAGGCGCCCCGTGCGCTGGTCTGGAAGGCCTATACCGAACGCGAGCACGTCGCGCGGTGGTGGGGACCGAGATCCATCGGACCCGTCGAGATCCTGGAACATGATTTCAGGCCCGGCGGAAGCTGGCGCTATGTGCAGGATGTGCGGGATGCGGGCCAGGTGACCTTTTTTGGCCGGTTCATCGAGATCGATGCGCCCGAGAGCTATGTGAACACGTTCGGATTTGAAGGCCCGTTCGGATCGACTGAAGGCAATGAGGGACGCGAGACCCAGAGGTTCGAGGACCTTGGCGAGATAACCCGCTATACCGGCACGTCCCATTTCGACGATTTCGCCAGCCGCGACGCCGTCGCCGCCTCGGGCATGGAAAGCGGCGCGCGCGAGCAGATTGAGCAGTTCGCGAACTATGTCGCAGAAATGGAAAAAGGCGATTGA
- a CDS encoding ArsR/SmtB family transcription factor, producing the protein MPATDPLSQVFGALADPTRRAILARLSLGEASVGELAAPHEMSLAAVSKHIKVLESAGLIGRKKDAQFSYCTLVASPLKDLQGWLDAYRKFWDDNLDQFEAYLAELQRGDPSSKQ; encoded by the coding sequence ATGCCAGCCACCGATCCGCTTAGCCAGGTTTTTGGCGCCCTTGCCGATCCCACACGCCGCGCCATCCTGGCCCGGCTCTCACTGGGTGAAGCCAGCGTCGGGGAGTTGGCCGCGCCGCATGAGATGAGCCTTGCTGCGGTTTCCAAGCACATCAAGGTACTCGAAAGCGCGGGACTGATCGGGCGCAAGAAGGATGCCCAGTTCAGCTACTGCACGCTGGTGGCCAGCCCGCTCAAGGATTTGCAGGGGTGGCTCGATGCCTATCGGAAATTCTGGGACGACAATCTCGACCAGTTCGAAGCCTATCTCGCCGAGCTTCAGCGCGGCGACCCCAGTTCCAAACAATAA
- a CDS encoding DUF6384 family protein, with amino-acid sequence MASGGAIGGQTGKAPLDDVMLAMDVVDTLRHEDNLVARELGASSREAELIERLRRIYRDQGIEVPDHILKEGVKALAESRFTYTPPPDNFSTRLARVYVNRQRWGRPVLIGVALLAVVLGGYFLVYRPYQAGMKAAAQFELAEGLPARMDEIYQQIFNETKVQSALEVAEPWVERGKAAAERGDREGALAAIEQLETIHSTLLAEYSIRIVNRPGESTGIWRFPENNTAATNYYLVVEAIGLDEELVALPITNEETGQTEEVSTWAIRVPEVTYEAVRADRQDDGIIQRNILGIKQYGFLDTDYAMPVLDGAITQW; translated from the coding sequence ATGGCAAGCGGTGGGGCAATAGGGGGTCAGACCGGCAAGGCGCCTCTGGACGACGTGATGCTGGCCATGGACGTGGTGGATACGCTGCGCCATGAGGACAATCTCGTCGCGCGCGAGCTGGGCGCCTCGTCCCGTGAAGCCGAGTTGATCGAGCGCCTGCGCAGGATCTATCGCGACCAGGGGATCGAGGTTCCCGACCATATCCTCAAGGAAGGCGTAAAGGCGCTGGCCGAGAGCCGGTTCACCTATACGCCACCGCCCGACAATTTTTCCACCCGGCTGGCCAGGGTCTATGTGAACCGGCAACGCTGGGGACGGCCGGTGCTGATCGGGGTGGCGCTGCTGGCGGTGGTGCTGGGCGGGTATTTCCTTGTTTACCGGCCCTATCAGGCCGGCATGAAAGCGGCGGCGCAATTTGAACTGGCTGAAGGCCTGCCTGCCCGGATGGACGAAATCTACCAGCAGATCTTCAACGAGACCAAGGTGCAGTCAGCGCTCGAAGTTGCCGAACCCTGGGTGGAGCGCGGCAAGGCGGCGGCCGAGCGTGGCGACCGCGAGGGCGCGCTGGCGGCTATCGAGCAGCTCGAAACCATCCATTCCACCCTGCTCGCAGAATATTCGATCCGCATCGTCAACCGGCCCGGGGAATCGACGGGCATCTGGCGCTTCCCCGAGAACAACACGGCGGCGACCAATTATTACCTGGTCGTCGAGGCCATCGGTCTCGACGAGGAACTGGTGGCGCTGCCGATCACCAATGAGGAGACCGGGCAGACCGAGGAGGTTTCGACCTGGGCCATCAGGGTGCCTGAAGTCACCTATGAGGCGGTACGTGCCGATCGCCAGGATGACGGGATCATCCAACGCAATATCCTGGGCATCAAGCAATACGGTTTCCTTGATACCGACTACGCCATGCCGGTTCTGGATGGGGCGATTACCCAATGGTGA